The following proteins are encoded in a genomic region of Candidatus Methylospira mobilis:
- a CDS encoding FxsA family protein, translated as MNIPQLAWITLLSLPVLEVYLLIKIGSSIGFIPTIMLLVTAATIGTGLLRTQGLAIWLRVQQSLLNGELPAVELMDGFVILAGGVLLLLPGFLSDLAGLLCLLPQTRKLITEWLLKRRFEQQASSNPGNTATNSTIEGEYRREE; from the coding sequence ATGAACATACCGCAACTCGCATGGATTACCCTGCTTAGCCTGCCTGTCCTTGAGGTTTATCTATTGATAAAAATCGGCTCATCAATCGGATTCATACCTACGATCATGCTGCTGGTTACCGCCGCAACCATAGGCACCGGCTTGCTGCGTACACAGGGATTGGCAATATGGCTACGCGTTCAACAAAGCCTGCTGAACGGCGAACTGCCGGCCGTTGAATTGATGGATGGTTTTGTGATTCTGGCCGGCGGTGTGCTGTTGCTGCTGCCCGGCTTCCTGTCCGATCTGGCCGGTCTGCTATGCCTGTTGCCGCAAACCCGCAAACTGATTACAGAGTGGTTATTGAAACGCCGCTTCGAACAACAGGCGTCATCAAATCCTGGCAATACCGCAACAAACAGCACCATCGAAGGCGAATATCGACGAGAGGAATAA
- a CDS encoding GFA family protein produces the protein MSISGKCLCGAVSYLSEVNYQMSGNCHCVDCKRISGAAYAPMMFFPEDKLIVNGDLKYYSSPGGSGRMMHRGFCPNCGSQMFAKIEALPGLIAVRAGTLDDLSRYDPKVDLFISHAPFWDVMDPALPKFEKMPGAIALYGLIK, from the coding sequence ATGTCTATATCCGGCAAATGCCTTTGCGGCGCCGTTTCTTATTTATCCGAAGTAAACTACCAGATGTCCGGGAATTGCCACTGCGTGGATTGCAAGAGAATATCGGGCGCCGCTTACGCCCCAATGATGTTTTTTCCCGAAGATAAGCTAATCGTCAATGGAGATTTGAAATACTATTCATCGCCAGGCGGAAGCGGAAGGATGATGCACCGCGGCTTCTGCCCAAATTGCGGCTCTCAGATGTTCGCAAAAATAGAAGCATTGCCTGGTTTAATCGCCGTCAGAGCTGGTACGCTGGATGACCTTTCCAGGTACGATCCAAAAGTCGACTTGTTCATTAGCCATGCTCCTTTTTGGGATGTGATGGATCCCGCATTGCCAAAATTCGAAAAGATGCCCGGAGCTATCGCGTTATATGGGTTAATTAAATAA
- a CDS encoding ABC transporter ATP-binding protein/permease, with product MLHIPNLEQAGQLFVKMIRDLSCSEAGVRAKLLFIGLILFLLAFNGLNVLNSYVGRDFMTAVADREQSDYIRLALFYIGVFVASTVVGVFQRYFEELLGLLWREFMTPRLVQIYLRYPTYYRMNDRVIRKSGMGHPDQRIADDVKTFTTVTLSFVLLSLNSAFTILAFSGVLLSIDPWLFGAALAYAMIGTLCIILLGRPLIDLNYAQLDKEAAFRSGLVHVRERAESVALLHCESRLLPRSLGQFADLAGNFRKIISVNRNMGFFTSGYNYLIQIIPILLVAPLYMQGKTDFGVITQSAMAFSTLVSAFSIVVTQFQSLSSYVAVVERLINLWYVMEMTQTETVSTLDGKEDDDHVAYENLTLFSATDGHVLVKDLNISIPVGTRVIVSGTDASVKDALFKATAGVYDAGSGLVRRPFMDRILFLPERPYLPPGTLRQALVNVGSASAHTDESIEAVLRTLGIADIVVRVEGMDVQHHDWDTVLSLNEQRSVSFARILLDAPRFAVIYDPFKDCDAEIAFERLRALTEHGITYLTFGPEGREEGDKLSQYYDNALEIKAQGAWSWRTIRPHAPRQT from the coding sequence ATGCTGCACATCCCGAACCTAGAACAGGCAGGTCAGCTTTTCGTCAAGATGATACGCGATCTATCCTGCTCCGAAGCCGGTGTGCGGGCCAAGTTGCTGTTTATCGGGCTTATCCTTTTTCTGCTGGCGTTTAACGGCCTGAACGTACTGAACAGCTACGTAGGGCGGGATTTTATGACTGCTGTCGCTGACCGTGAGCAGTCGGACTATATCCGTCTGGCGCTGTTTTACATCGGCGTTTTTGTGGCGTCTACCGTAGTGGGCGTTTTTCAGCGTTATTTTGAAGAATTGCTGGGTTTGCTGTGGCGTGAGTTCATGACGCCCCGCCTCGTTCAGATCTATCTTCGCTATCCGACCTATTACCGGATGAATGACCGGGTCATACGCAAGAGCGGTATGGGACATCCCGATCAGCGCATAGCGGATGACGTAAAGACGTTTACCACGGTGACCCTGTCATTCGTGCTGCTGTCACTTAACAGTGCGTTTACCATACTGGCATTTTCCGGCGTGCTGTTATCCATCGACCCATGGTTGTTTGGCGCGGCGTTGGCCTATGCCATGATCGGCACCTTATGCATCATCCTGCTGGGCCGTCCGCTGATCGATCTCAATTATGCGCAACTGGATAAGGAAGCGGCTTTCCGCTCCGGCTTGGTTCATGTGCGCGAGCGGGCCGAATCGGTGGCCTTGCTGCATTGCGAGAGCAGGCTGTTGCCTCGTTCGCTGGGTCAATTCGCGGATCTGGCCGGCAATTTCAGGAAAATCATTTCGGTAAACCGTAACATGGGATTTTTTACATCAGGTTACAATTACCTGATACAAATCATTCCGATCCTGCTGGTGGCGCCGCTTTATATGCAGGGAAAAACCGACTTTGGCGTGATAACCCAATCCGCGATGGCGTTTTCAACGCTGGTGTCCGCCTTCTCGATCGTGGTAACCCAGTTTCAATCGCTTTCCTCGTACGTGGCGGTTGTCGAACGGCTGATAAATCTGTGGTACGTGATGGAAATGACGCAGACCGAAACGGTTTCCACCCTGGATGGCAAAGAAGACGACGATCATGTCGCTTACGAAAATCTGACCTTGTTTTCAGCTACCGACGGCCATGTGCTGGTTAAAGATCTCAACATCTCCATTCCCGTCGGAACCCGAGTCATCGTTTCCGGCACCGATGCCAGTGTCAAGGACGCGCTGTTCAAAGCAACCGCCGGGGTATATGACGCGGGAAGCGGATTGGTGCGCCGGCCGTTTATGGATCGTATCCTGTTTCTGCCAGAACGGCCATATCTTCCTCCCGGAACACTGCGTCAGGCTTTGGTCAATGTAGGCAGCGCTTCCGCGCACACCGATGAAAGTATCGAAGCCGTTCTGCGTACCTTGGGGATAGCTGATATTGTGGTGCGCGTGGAGGGAATGGACGTTCAACATCATGACTGGGATACGGTGCTTTCGTTGAACGAACAGCGTAGCGTGTCGTTCGCTCGCATCCTGCTTGACGCGCCTCGTTTCGCGGTGATTTACGACCCCTTCAAGGACTGCGACGCCGAGATTGCGTTCGAACGGTTGCGCGCGCTGACCGAACATGGAATCACTTATCTGACTTTCGGACCGGAGGGGCGCGAGGAAGGCGATAAACTGTCGCAATACTACGATAATGCGCTCGAAATCAAAGCGCAAGGCGCATGGTCCTGGCGGACCATCCGGCCCCATGCGCCGCGCCAAACATAA
- a CDS encoding SpoIIE family protein phosphatase, with protein MLQSILNALEDGVCILDSGGRLLTVNSAALRMLGFQQDEDLSQTFAPVKIPATEFLASTQDHQQQTSELMRKDGSPLLISCTLDRIRVDQETDRVLLRCHPAPPDFTERRRAGATLQTLTRSVEKRLNAVLIADANGVIEYINPSYTRLTGYSLEDVVGQVPSELFPGVIFTPACEVLLGGSEWQGEIQGCKKTGELYWALQTISPIRNASGEISQYLAILQDISEIKRDKEALKESEERFRQVAEMVGEWLWEQDSGGHYIYCSSAVREILGYEPAEVLNKNYLDLLTPADKARWNHLASPVNHQPFSHLLNRYRHRDGHEVITESTGKPIFDAKGGLLKWRGVDHNVTERKLYEDALRLYAQALEAASVGIDISDARSPGYPKIYINPALSRITGYGREELLGDNMLLLKGTDTDLSALQTIAQAMSDGRHCDVVLKCYRKDGSPFWNELRISPVRDAEGLLTHFIGVHTDVTELRRASEERHELEIAKQIQMSLLPKRPLDIDRAAIAGVCLPATHVGGDYFDYFHTDNMLDLVIADVSGHSVGAALIMTEMRSALRAETRLSLAGGVKHGPAQILSLLNEVLYDDLTGSELFITMFYLRLDLTTLRLSYANAGHNCPLLSRANATACEPLDSDGLILGVKRNVVFEEKTLQIESGDRLLLYTDGVTEALNEQGEFFDVPRLCELFSSYRGVAPEKVIRGLVDALHSFRGAAPLADDVSMAVMNLK; from the coding sequence ATGCTTCAATCAATTTTAAACGCACTGGAGGACGGCGTCTGTATTTTAGATTCCGGCGGACGCTTATTGACCGTCAATAGCGCCGCCCTGCGTATGCTCGGATTTCAGCAGGACGAAGACTTAAGTCAAACATTCGCGCCCGTCAAAATCCCGGCAACGGAATTCCTGGCCTCCACGCAAGATCACCAACAGCAAACCTCCGAACTCATGCGCAAGGATGGTTCCCCGCTCCTGATTTCCTGCACGCTGGACCGTATCCGGGTGGACCAGGAAACCGACCGGGTTTTGCTGCGCTGTCATCCCGCCCCGCCCGACTTCACCGAACGGAGACGCGCCGGGGCAACGTTGCAAACGCTCACACGCTCAGTCGAAAAAAGACTCAACGCGGTGCTGATAGCCGACGCCAACGGCGTAATCGAATATATCAACCCCAGTTACACGCGGCTGACAGGCTACAGTCTCGAAGACGTCGTAGGACAGGTACCGTCGGAATTATTTCCCGGCGTAATATTTACTCCTGCATGCGAGGTTTTGCTTGGCGGCAGCGAATGGCAGGGAGAAATCCAGGGCTGTAAAAAAACCGGTGAGCTGTATTGGGCTCTGCAAACCATCTCGCCGATCCGTAACGCTTCGGGAGAAATTTCGCAATATCTCGCCATTCTTCAGGATATCAGCGAAATCAAACGGGACAAGGAAGCGCTAAAGGAAAGCGAGGAACGTTTTCGCCAAGTCGCGGAAATGGTCGGGGAGTGGCTTTGGGAACAGGATTCCGGCGGGCATTATATTTATTGCAGCAGCGCGGTGCGTGAAATTCTGGGCTACGAACCGGCAGAAGTTCTCAACAAGAATTATCTCGACCTGCTTACGCCGGCGGACAAAGCGCGCTGGAACCACCTGGCGTCTCCCGTCAACCATCAGCCGTTCAGCCATTTATTGAACAGATACCGGCATCGGGACGGCCACGAAGTCATCACCGAATCCACAGGAAAACCGATTTTCGACGCCAAAGGAGGACTGTTGAAATGGCGTGGCGTCGATCATAACGTCACCGAACGCAAGCTTTATGAAGACGCGCTCAGGCTTTACGCGCAAGCGCTCGAAGCAGCCAGCGTCGGCATCGACATTTCTGATGCGCGTAGTCCGGGCTATCCTAAAATTTACATCAATCCCGCGCTATCGCGCATCACAGGCTATGGCCGCGAGGAACTGCTGGGGGACAACATGCTCCTGCTGAAAGGAACGGACACCGACCTTTCCGCGCTACAGACCATCGCCCAGGCCATGAGCGACGGACGCCACTGCGACGTGGTGCTTAAGTGTTACCGCAAGGACGGCTCTCCCTTCTGGAACGAGCTGCGCATTTCACCGGTGCGGGATGCGGAGGGATTATTGACTCACTTTATCGGGGTGCATACCGACGTAACGGAACTGCGGCGCGCATCCGAGGAGCGCCACGAACTGGAGATCGCCAAGCAAATCCAGATGTCGCTGCTGCCGAAACGTCCGTTAGATATTGACCGTGCAGCGATCGCTGGCGTTTGCCTGCCGGCAACCCATGTCGGCGGCGACTATTTCGACTATTTCCATACCGACAACATGCTCGATCTGGTCATAGCCGACGTATCCGGACACAGTGTCGGCGCGGCACTGATCATGACCGAAATGCGAAGCGCGCTGAGGGCGGAAACGCGATTGTCGCTTGCCGGCGGCGTCAAACACGGCCCCGCTCAAATTCTGTCGTTGCTAAACGAAGTTTTGTATGATGATCTGACCGGCTCGGAACTGTTTATCACCATGTTTTACCTGCGGCTCGATCTTACAACTCTCCGCTTGTCCTATGCCAATGCCGGACATAACTGCCCCTTGCTGTCCCGCGCAAACGCTACCGCCTGTGAACCGCTGGATTCGGATGGGCTGATCCTCGGCGTAAAAAGGAACGTTGTCTTCGAGGAAAAAACCCTGCAAATCGAAAGTGGCGACCGCTTGCTGTTGTATACTGACGGCGTTACCGAAGCGCTGAATGAACAAGGCGAGTTTTTCGATGTACCCCGTTTGTGCGAGCTGTTTTCCTCGTACCGGGGTGTTGCCCCGGAAAAGGTAATCCGGGGGCTGGTCGATGCCCTTCATTCTTTCCGCGGCGCGGCGCCTCTGGCGGACGACGTCAGCATGGCGGTGATGAATCTGAAGTGA
- the uvrD gene encoding DNA helicase II, producing the protein MDITSIIESLNEAQRTAVTAPPHAMLVLAGAGSGKTRVLVHRIAWLMRVENVSPYSILAVTFTNKAAREMRGRIEQLLSFPAGNMWMGTFHGLANRLLRRHAREAGLPESFQILDSDDQYRLLRRILKQLELQETSWPPRQIQWYINGHKEEGRRACHLQESYDPAERQLQRIYREYETLCEQSGLVDFAELLLRAHEFLRDSPAALAHYQQRFRHVLVDEFQDTNSIQYAWLNLLTRDNDNLCVVGDDDQSIYGWRGAKIENLHSFQRDYPNHQIIRLEQNYRSTGNILNAANALIDHNDGRLGKNLWTDSGAGDPIALYAAFNEQDEAYFVVDRIRRWIQEGGSPLECAILYRSNAQSRQFEEKLIAMGIPYRVYGGLRFFERQEIKDALAYLYLLTHRDNDAAFERIINTPTRGIGARTIDYLRNLARAQQLTLWKAALHARTANDLPARAQTLLGGFIDLINALSERMADRPLHEQIRLAIENSGLLEYYRKEKGEQAETRVENLEELVTAARQFEAEPPGAEEDLSATPLERFLAHAALEAGEAQGDPYQACVQLMSLHSAKGLEFELVFIVGLEEGLFPSMQSLEQPGRLEEERRLCYVGLTRAQKLLYLTYAESRRLYGKEHRARPSRFLNELPAENCQEVRARANVNRPVASYEAAARSGFEDGSAAAGGSFRLGQSVFHAKFGEGVILQAEGSGAQARVQVKFAESGVKWLVLAYANLQGR; encoded by the coding sequence ATGGACATCACTTCTATCATAGAATCACTCAACGAAGCCCAACGCACGGCGGTTACCGCCCCGCCGCACGCGATGCTGGTGCTTGCCGGCGCCGGTAGCGGCAAAACCCGCGTGCTGGTGCACCGCATCGCCTGGCTGATGCGCGTTGAAAACGTTTCGCCCTACAGCATTCTGGCCGTGACCTTCACCAACAAGGCCGCGCGTGAAATGCGCGGACGCATAGAGCAACTGCTTTCCTTTCCGGCGGGCAACATGTGGATGGGTACCTTTCACGGCCTGGCGAACCGCCTGCTGCGCAGGCATGCGCGCGAGGCAGGTCTGCCGGAAAGCTTTCAGATACTCGATTCCGACGATCAATACCGCCTGCTCCGCCGCATACTCAAACAACTCGAGCTGCAGGAAACCAGCTGGCCCCCGCGGCAGATTCAATGGTATATCAACGGTCACAAGGAAGAAGGCAGACGCGCATGCCATCTGCAGGAGTCCTACGACCCGGCTGAAAGGCAGTTACAGCGCATCTATCGCGAATACGAAACGCTATGCGAACAATCAGGCCTGGTCGATTTTGCCGAACTGCTGTTGCGAGCGCACGAATTTCTGCGCGATAGCCCTGCAGCGCTGGCGCATTATCAGCAGCGCTTCCGTCATGTGCTGGTCGATGAATTCCAGGATACCAACAGTATCCAATACGCCTGGCTCAATCTGCTGACAAGGGATAACGACAACCTGTGCGTAGTCGGCGACGACGACCAATCGATTTACGGCTGGCGCGGCGCAAAAATCGAAAACCTGCACAGCTTCCAGCGTGACTATCCGAATCACCAGATAATCCGGCTGGAGCAAAACTATCGCTCCACCGGCAACATTCTGAACGCCGCCAACGCGCTGATCGACCACAACGACGGCCGTTTGGGCAAAAACCTCTGGACCGACAGCGGCGCAGGAGACCCCATAGCGCTGTATGCGGCGTTCAACGAGCAGGACGAAGCCTATTTCGTCGTTGATCGCATCCGGCGCTGGATACAGGAAGGCGGCAGTCCGCTGGAGTGCGCAATACTTTATCGTTCCAACGCGCAATCGCGCCAGTTCGAAGAAAAACTGATCGCGATGGGCATTCCCTACCGGGTTTACGGCGGGCTGCGATTCTTCGAGCGCCAGGAAATCAAGGATGCCCTCGCCTATCTTTACCTGTTGACGCATCGCGACAACGATGCGGCCTTTGAGCGTATCATCAATACCCCGACACGCGGCATAGGCGCGAGAACCATCGACTATCTGCGCAATCTGGCCAGGGCGCAACAGCTGACTTTATGGAAAGCCGCGCTGCACGCCCGCACCGCAAACGATTTACCGGCGCGCGCGCAAACGCTGCTGGGCGGCTTCATCGACCTGATAAACGCCTTGTCCGAACGCATGGCGGACCGGCCTTTACACGAACAAATACGGCTAGCCATCGAAAATTCGGGACTGCTCGAATACTATCGCAAGGAAAAGGGCGAACAGGCGGAAACGCGCGTCGAAAACCTGGAGGAGCTGGTCACTGCGGCGCGCCAGTTCGAAGCGGAACCCCCCGGCGCGGAAGAAGACTTATCGGCCACGCCGCTGGAGCGCTTTCTGGCTCATGCCGCGCTTGAGGCCGGAGAAGCCCAGGGCGATCCGTATCAGGCCTGCGTGCAATTGATGAGTCTGCATTCGGCCAAGGGGCTGGAGTTCGAGCTGGTGTTCATCGTCGGACTGGAAGAAGGGCTTTTTCCCAGCATGCAGTCGCTGGAGCAACCCGGACGGCTGGAGGAAGAGCGCCGCCTTTGCTATGTCGGCCTCACCCGCGCGCAAAAACTGCTTTACCTGACTTATGCCGAATCGCGGCGGCTGTACGGCAAGGAGCATAGAGCCAGGCCCTCGCGCTTTCTGAACGAACTTCCCGCCGAAAACTGCCAGGAAGTGCGCGCCAGAGCCAATGTAAACCGCCCGGTTGCTTCGTACGAGGCAGCTGCGCGCTCCGGCTTCGAGGATGGCTCTGCGGCGGCCGGCGGAAGTTTCAGGCTGGGGCAATCCGTCTTTCACGCCAAATTCGGCGAAGGCGTTATTTTGCAGGCGGAAGGCAGCGGCGCTCAGGCGCGCGTGCAGGTCAAGTTTGCCGAATCGGGCGTCAAATGGCTGGTGCTGGCTTATGCGAATTTGCAAGGCAGGTAG
- a CDS encoding peroxiredoxin, with product MSVLVGKTAPDFTAAAVLGDGTIVDSYTLSKETGGKYAAIVFYPLDFTFVCPSELIALDHRVEEFKKRGVEVIGVSVDSQFTHNAWRNTPVDKGGIGPVKYTLVADVSHEIVKAYDVEKEGAAVAYRGSFLIDKSGLVRHQVVNDLPLGRNFDELLRVVDALQFTEEHGEVCPAGWSKGQSGMKATPDGVAAYLSSNADKL from the coding sequence ATGAGCGTTTTAGTTGGAAAAACAGCCCCTGATTTCACTGCAGCAGCAGTTTTAGGCGATGGCACCATCGTCGACAGCTACACCCTGTCCAAGGAAACCGGCGGCAAGTATGCGGCCATTGTGTTCTACCCGCTGGATTTCACCTTTGTCTGTCCCAGCGAACTGATCGCACTGGATCATCGCGTGGAAGAGTTCAAAAAGCGTGGCGTTGAAGTCATCGGCGTATCGGTCGACTCACAGTTCACTCACAATGCCTGGCGGAATACCCCGGTAGACAAAGGCGGCATCGGCCCGGTCAAATACACGCTGGTAGCGGATGTAAGTCATGAGATAGTCAAGGCTTACGATGTCGAGAAAGAGGGCGCTGCCGTTGCTTACCGCGGCAGCTTCCTGATCGACAAAAGCGGCCTGGTCCGCCACCAGGTTGTCAACGATCTGCCGCTGGGCCGCAATTTCGACGAACTGCTGCGCGTCGTCGATGCGCTTCAGTTTACCGAAGAGCACGGCGAAGTCTGCCCGGCAGGCTGGAGCAAGGGCCAGTCAGGCATGAAAGCAACGCCGGATGGCGTAGCGGCTTATTTGAGCTCGAATGCGGATAAGCTCTGA
- a CDS encoding YgaP family membrane protein, which translates to MSFDYKKMLKKEEINVGLKEQKIRYGVAAAAGVASAFLGNIPLLLVAGALAASGFTRWCPVYSGLSKSTVDPNEPPPGPGCCGGSHSEEQGKHTEDK; encoded by the coding sequence ATGAGCTTCGACTATAAAAAAATGTTAAAAAAAGAAGAAATCAATGTCGGCTTGAAAGAGCAAAAGATACGCTACGGCGTTGCGGCCGCAGCCGGTGTCGCGTCTGCGTTTCTGGGTAACATCCCCTTGCTGCTGGTTGCCGGCGCGTTGGCTGCGTCCGGGTTTACACGCTGGTGTCCCGTTTATTCCGGGTTGAGCAAGAGTACGGTGGACCCTAATGAACCGCCTCCCGGTCCAGGCTGCTGCGGCGGTTCGCACAGCGAAGAACAGGGCAAGCATACGGAAGACAAATAG
- a CDS encoding STAS domain-containing protein, translating to MNITAEDRNGKTLLFVREERLDANNSGDLKEYLKRLLEAEAKAVIIDLSMVSFIDSSGLGALLSGYKNANLHQGSLVLHGLQPRVQSMFELTRLQRVFDIYLSQQEALDHIEGGKHS from the coding sequence ATGAATATTACGGCGGAAGACAGGAACGGCAAAACCCTGCTGTTCGTAAGGGAAGAGAGGCTTGACGCCAATAACTCCGGCGATCTGAAGGAATACTTGAAACGGCTGCTGGAAGCCGAAGCCAAAGCGGTGATTATAGACCTGTCGATGGTTAGCTTCATCGATAGTTCGGGGTTGGGCGCCCTGCTTTCCGGCTACAAGAATGCCAACCTGCATCAGGGCAGTCTGGTGCTGCACGGCCTTCAGCCGCGAGTACAATCGATGTTCGAATTGACCCGTTTACAGCGGGTATTCGACATTTATCTCAGCCAGCAAGAAGCGCTGGATCATATCGAAGGGGGGAAACACTCATGA
- a CDS encoding ATP-binding protein: MNETDIDLQIAVPPNTRYLSLVGNLAEVLMHEIKEYNGDRDLLGYHLNLVLTEAMANAIEHTPPPDKCDKLRVHIHIDGDYLCIKVYDHGEGFDLKQVQSPDFEALDEGGRGIFVIKQLMDTVDYYKCTDGNVLEMRKKLTPPISVAE; this comes from the coding sequence ATGAACGAGACCGATATTGATTTGCAAATCGCGGTTCCGCCTAATACCCGTTACCTGAGCCTGGTCGGTAATCTTGCGGAAGTGTTGATGCATGAAATCAAGGAATATAACGGAGACAGAGATCTGCTGGGCTATCACCTGAATCTGGTGCTGACGGAAGCCATGGCTAACGCCATTGAGCACACGCCCCCGCCTGACAAGTGCGACAAGTTGCGGGTGCACATCCACATCGACGGCGATTACTTATGCATCAAGGTTTACGACCATGGCGAAGGTTTCGACTTGAAACAGGTGCAATCGCCCGATTTCGAGGCCCTTGATGAAGGCGGGCGGGGGATCTTCGTAATCAAACAACTGATGGATACGGTGGATTACTACAAATGCACTGATGGCAACGTGCTTGAGATGCGCAAAAAACTCACGCCTCCGATATCGGTTGCCGAATAA